In Micromonospora sp. LH3U1, one genomic interval encodes:
- a CDS encoding sugar phosphate isomerase/epimerase family protein, which translates to MTVPQPRPAVPAGDATTLRLGYGTNGFANHRLDDALAVLADLGYDGVALTLDHDHLDPFAPGLTRRVAAVGRRLDALGLAVVIETGARYLLDPWHKHAPTLLHDDPTRRLEFLRRAVRIGADLGAEAVSFWAGVRPDAVSPQCAWDRLVAGCASVVDAADTAGVTLGFEPEPGMLVQDIADWRRLHAALGDPARFGITLDIGHCRCLEPWPVPQCVAEVAGHLVNVQIDDMRRGVHEHLEFGIGEIDFPPVLAALAAAGYEGLVAVELPRDSHAAPAVAARSIEFLRAAAATAVAGARPIEDEVLPGALCTASAEATATVRYSDSGRRVE; encoded by the coding sequence ATGACCGTTCCCCAGCCTCGACCCGCTGTGCCGGCCGGTGACGCCACGACCCTGCGCCTCGGGTACGGCACGAACGGCTTCGCCAACCACCGTCTCGACGATGCGCTCGCCGTGCTCGCCGATCTCGGCTACGACGGTGTGGCGCTCACGCTGGACCACGACCATCTGGACCCGTTCGCGCCCGGGCTCACGCGCAGGGTCGCCGCCGTCGGCCGACGGTTGGACGCGCTGGGTCTGGCCGTGGTGATCGAGACCGGCGCCCGCTACCTGCTCGACCCGTGGCACAAGCACGCTCCGACGTTGCTGCACGACGACCCGACCCGGCGGCTCGAGTTCCTGCGCCGGGCTGTCCGGATCGGCGCCGACCTGGGCGCGGAGGCGGTCTCGTTCTGGGCCGGTGTCCGGCCCGATGCGGTGTCACCGCAGTGCGCCTGGGACCGCCTGGTCGCGGGCTGCGCCAGCGTGGTCGACGCGGCCGACACCGCAGGCGTCACCCTCGGCTTCGAGCCGGAGCCGGGGATGTTGGTGCAGGACATCGCCGACTGGCGTCGGCTGCACGCCGCGCTCGGTGACCCGGCCCGCTTCGGCATCACCCTCGACATCGGCCATTGCCGTTGCCTGGAGCCGTGGCCGGTGCCACAGTGCGTCGCCGAGGTGGCCGGGCACCTGGTCAACGTGCAGATCGACGACATGCGCCGGGGCGTGCACGAGCACCTGGAGTTCGGCATCGGCGAGATCGACTTCCCGCCGGTGCTGGCGGCCCTCGCCGCAGCCGGGTACGAGGGCCTTGTCGCGGTGGAGTTGCCCCGCGACTCGCACGCCGCGCCCGCCGTGGCCGCCCGGTCGATCGAGTTCCTGCGCGCCGCCGCCGCGACCGCGGTGGCCGGCGCGCGGCCCATCGAGGACGAGGTGCTCCCAGGCGCCCTTTGCACTGCTTCAGCGGAGGCAACAGCGACCGTCCGCTATTCGGACAGTGGCCGTCGCGTGGAGTGA
- a CDS encoding PQQ-dependent sugar dehydrogenase codes for MSMKDAPQHRSRRWFSAGSAALLVVAAGTVALAAGPTPAQAHTINATDFQQVELARGVTDMGEPMSLAVLPDRSVLHTARNGTLRRTDANGTTSLIGTLAVYNHDEEGLQGVGVDPGFATNRQIFLYYAPPLSTPAGDAPATGTDFSAWNGVNRLSRFTLNSDFTINQASKVDVLDVPASRGLCCHVGGDIDFDAAGNLFLSTGDDTNPFESAGYSPLDERTNRNPGYDAQRSAGNTNDLRGKILRIKVNTNGTYSIPAGNLFAAGTAKTRPEIYAMGFRNPFRISVDKATGVVYVGDYGPDAGTTSSTRGPSGQVEFNRVAAPGNYGWPYCTGTNTSTETYNEWDFAANTTGAKYNCTGGPTNNSFRNTGLTTLPPAQPAWIRYAGDAGTPTEFGGGSESPMGGPVYRYNASSTSTTKFPQSFDGQFFATEFGRGWIKPIHVNSDGSRGTIDTFPWVGKQVMDSAFGPDGAYYVLDYGTGYFNGDANSALYRFDYVGGGNRAPTAVASANRTSGAAPLAVTFSSAGSSDPEGGTLTYSWAFGDGTTSTSANPSKTYSANGTYTATLTVRDPQGATGSSSVQINVGNTAPTVTINNPGNGQLFSFGDTVPFSITVTDPEDGTIDCTKVKMTYVLGHDQHGHQITSQTGCSGSITIPVDGEHDDAANIFAIFDAEYTDAGGLTTHTQHTLPPRHRQAEFYGTSSGINVFSKTTAEGGKTVGDINNGDWIAFQPYRLGNVTSFNARVSSGGAGGTLQVRAGSATGTVLGSATVPVTGSWETFATVTGTIASPPTGTTTLYLTFAGSGTGALYDLDAFTFVTGTPTGGGGPIKGLGGKCLDVRSGATADGTQIQIYTCNASAAQNWTVTPNSTIKALGKCLDVSGGGSADGTKIQLWTCNGTGAQNWAAQADGTLRNAASSKCLDVSGNNSADSTVVHLWTCSAAANQKWILP; via the coding sequence ATGTCCATGAAGGACGCTCCACAACATCGATCCCGACGATGGTTCTCCGCCGGATCGGCAGCGCTGCTGGTGGTCGCCGCCGGCACGGTCGCACTCGCCGCCGGCCCGACCCCCGCGCAGGCGCACACGATCAACGCGACCGACTTCCAGCAGGTCGAGCTCGCCCGCGGCGTCACCGACATGGGTGAGCCGATGTCGCTGGCGGTGCTACCGGACCGCTCGGTCCTGCACACCGCTCGCAACGGCACCCTGCGCCGCACCGACGCCAACGGCACGACCTCCCTGATCGGCACCCTGGCGGTCTACAACCACGACGAGGAAGGCCTACAGGGCGTCGGGGTCGACCCGGGCTTCGCCACCAACCGGCAGATCTTCCTGTACTACGCCCCGCCGCTGTCCACCCCCGCCGGCGACGCGCCCGCCACCGGCACCGACTTCTCGGCCTGGAACGGCGTCAATCGGCTCTCCCGGTTCACGCTCAACAGCGACTTCACGATCAACCAGGCCAGCAAGGTCGACGTGCTCGACGTCCCGGCCAGCCGCGGTCTGTGCTGCCACGTCGGCGGGGACATCGACTTCGACGCCGCCGGCAACCTCTTCCTGTCCACCGGCGACGACACCAACCCCTTCGAATCGGCTGGCTACTCGCCCCTCGACGAGCGGACCAACCGCAACCCGGGGTACGACGCGCAGCGCAGCGCCGGCAACACCAACGACCTGCGGGGCAAGATCCTGCGGATCAAGGTGAACACCAACGGCACCTACTCCATCCCGGCGGGCAACCTCTTCGCGGCCGGCACGGCCAAGACGCGGCCGGAGATCTACGCGATGGGGTTCCGCAACCCGTTCCGGATCAGCGTGGACAAGGCCACCGGGGTCGTCTACGTCGGTGACTACGGGCCGGACGCCGGCACCACCAGCTCCACCCGTGGGCCGTCGGGTCAGGTCGAGTTCAACCGGGTCGCCGCGCCAGGCAACTACGGCTGGCCGTACTGCACCGGCACCAACACCTCCACCGAGACGTACAACGAGTGGGACTTCGCGGCCAACACCACCGGTGCGAAGTACAACTGCACCGGCGGTCCGACCAACAACTCGTTCCGCAACACCGGTCTGACCACCCTGCCGCCCGCCCAACCGGCCTGGATCCGGTACGCCGGCGACGCCGGCACCCCGACCGAGTTCGGCGGTGGCTCCGAGTCCCCGATGGGTGGCCCGGTCTACCGGTACAACGCCTCGTCGACCTCCACCACCAAGTTCCCGCAGTCCTTCGACGGGCAGTTCTTCGCCACCGAGTTCGGCCGAGGCTGGATCAAGCCGATCCACGTCAACTCCGACGGCTCCCGGGGCACCATCGACACCTTCCCCTGGGTCGGCAAGCAGGTGATGGACTCGGCGTTCGGCCCGGACGGCGCGTACTACGTGCTCGACTACGGCACCGGCTACTTCAACGGTGACGCCAACTCGGCGCTCTACCGCTTCGACTACGTCGGTGGCGGCAACCGGGCGCCAACCGCGGTGGCCAGCGCCAACCGCACCTCCGGTGCGGCCCCGCTCGCGGTGACCTTCTCCTCGGCCGGCTCGTCCGACCCGGAGGGTGGCACGCTGACCTACTCGTGGGCGTTCGGTGACGGGACCACCTCGACCTCGGCCAATCCGTCGAAGACGTACAGCGCCAACGGCACCTACACCGCCACGCTGACGGTCCGGGATCCGCAGGGCGCCACCGGCAGCAGCAGCGTGCAGATCAACGTGGGCAACACCGCGCCGACGGTGACCATCAACAACCCCGGCAACGGTCAGCTGTTCAGCTTCGGCGACACGGTGCCGTTCAGCATCACCGTGACCGACCCGGAGGACGGCACGATCGACTGCACGAAGGTCAAGATGACCTACGTGCTCGGGCACGACCAGCACGGGCACCAGATCACCTCGCAGACCGGTTGCTCGGGCTCGATCACCATCCCGGTCGACGGTGAGCACGACGACGCGGCGAACATCTTCGCGATCTTCGACGCCGAGTACACCGACGCGGGTGGGCTGACCACGCACACCCAGCACACGCTGCCACCGCGGCACCGGCAGGCCGAGTTCTACGGCACCTCGTCCGGGATCAACGTGTTCAGCAAGACCACGGCCGAGGGCGGCAAGACCGTCGGCGACATCAACAACGGTGACTGGATCGCGTTCCAGCCGTACCGGCTGGGCAACGTGACCTCGTTCAACGCCCGGGTCTCCTCGGGAGGTGCCGGTGGCACCCTCCAGGTCCGGGCCGGCTCGGCCACCGGCACGGTGCTCGGCTCGGCCACGGTCCCCGTGACCGGCAGCTGGGAGACCTTCGCCACGGTGACCGGGACGATCGCCAGCCCGCCGACCGGCACGACCACGCTCTACCTGACCTTCGCCGGGTCAGGCACCGGGGCGCTCTACGACCTGGACGCGTTCACCTTCGTCACCGGAACCCCCACCGGCGGGGGTGGCCCGATCAAGGGTCTCGGCGGGAAGTGCCTGGACGTGCGCAGTGGCGCGACCGCCGACGGCACGCAGATCCAGATCTACACCTGCAACGCCAGTGCGGCACAGAACTGGACTGTCACCCCGAACTCCACGATCAAGGCGTTGGGCAAGTGCCTGGACGTCTCGGGTGGTGGCTCCGCCGATGGCACCAAGATCCAGCTCTGGACCTGCAACGGGACCGGGGCGCAGAACTGGGCCGCACAGGCCGACGGCACGCTACGCAACGCTGCGTCCAGCAAGTGCCTCGACGTCTCCGGCAACAACTCCGCCGACAGCACGGTGGTCCACCTCTGGACCTGCTCCGCCGCCGCCAACCAAAAGTGGATCCTGCCCTGA
- a CDS encoding SCO3242 family prenyltransferase — MTSLADLAELVRAPAALSVPGDVIAGAAAAGALSRRTPALAGASVLLYWAGMAANDWSDRHLDAVERPERPIPSGRITPAAAVGLAAGLTAAGVGLAAAVGGRRAAALAVPLAATIWGYDLLAKNTAAGPAVMAACRGLDVLLGASGGRVIRALPAAATVAAHTWTVTALSRREVTGADATLPMRTLAGTAVVAASAVVAAPRRGAVLPAVLAGWYAARYGAAQAEVVRDPSAGRVRAAVGAGITGLPALQGRSPRGAERACSGWPSRRPRRWGAGWPGKSLRHDRSPASTRCAGR; from the coding sequence ATGACCTCGCTGGCTGACCTCGCCGAGCTGGTCCGGGCGCCGGCTGCGCTCTCGGTGCCCGGTGACGTGATCGCCGGAGCGGCGGCGGCCGGCGCGTTGAGCCGGCGTACCCCTGCTCTGGCCGGCGCCTCGGTGTTGCTCTACTGGGCCGGCATGGCCGCCAACGACTGGTCCGACCGGCACCTGGACGCCGTGGAGCGGCCCGAGCGGCCGATCCCCAGCGGGCGGATCACCCCGGCCGCCGCGGTCGGTCTCGCGGCTGGCCTCACGGCCGCCGGTGTGGGCCTGGCCGCCGCCGTGGGCGGTCGCCGTGCCGCCGCGCTCGCCGTGCCGCTGGCCGCCACCATCTGGGGGTACGACCTGCTGGCCAAGAACACCGCCGCCGGTCCGGCCGTGATGGCCGCCTGCCGAGGGCTGGATGTGCTGCTCGGCGCGTCCGGTGGCCGGGTGATCCGGGCGTTGCCGGCGGCGGCGACCGTCGCCGCGCACACCTGGACGGTCACCGCGTTGTCCCGCCGGGAGGTCACCGGCGCCGATGCCACCCTGCCGATGCGGACGTTGGCGGGCACCGCAGTCGTCGCCGCCAGTGCGGTCGTCGCCGCGCCCCGGCGGGGAGCCGTGCTGCCCGCCGTGCTGGCCGGGTGGTACGCGGCCCGCTACGGCGCGGCCCAGGCCGAGGTGGTCCGGGACCCGTCGGCCGGGCGGGTCCGCGCCGCCGTCGGCGCCGGGATCACCGGGCTGCCCGCCCTGCAGGGGCGCTCACCGCGCGGGGCGGAGCGGGCCTGCTCGGGGTGGCCGTCGCGGCGGCCGCGCCGCTGGGGCGCCGGTTGGCCCGGAAAGTCTCTCCGACATGACCGTTCCCCAGCCTCGACCCGCTGTGCCGGCCGGTGA
- the eboE gene encoding metabolite traffic protein EboE, translating into MRLRHAGGDTVHLGYCTNVHPAEEFTGILEQLDTYAVPVREALGSNLLGLGLWLAAPVAAELAGDPTLRRRLRSELDARGLEVVTLNGFPYAAFQAPVVKHDVYHPDWTTEQRLTYTLNLARVLADLLPDDAARGSISTLPLAWRQPWDTDRADAARRRLDQLAAGLAAVQRDTGREVRVGFEPEPGCVVESTSQAATLLSGMDTERLGVCLDLAHLACAWEEPAAALERLQVAGLPVVKVQVSAAVEAADPEGGADALRRWVEPRFLHQTRGAGCAGLADPADPAYAADDLDTALDRELPGPWRVHYHVPLHAPPEEPLGSTLPVLRAALRALYNGPAAGCDHLDVETYTWGVLPAARRPGTDAELAAGIAAELAFARDELVGLGLTPESTVTAGVTR; encoded by the coding sequence ATGCGGCTGCGACACGCCGGCGGCGACACCGTCCACCTCGGCTACTGCACCAACGTGCACCCCGCCGAGGAGTTCACCGGCATCCTCGAACAACTGGACACCTACGCCGTGCCGGTCCGCGAGGCGCTCGGCAGTAACCTGCTCGGGCTCGGCCTGTGGCTGGCCGCCCCGGTCGCCGCCGAGCTGGCCGGCGACCCGACGCTGCGTCGCCGGTTGCGCTCCGAGCTGGACGCGCGCGGGCTGGAGGTGGTCACCCTCAACGGCTTCCCGTACGCGGCCTTCCAGGCGCCGGTGGTCAAGCACGACGTGTACCACCCCGACTGGACCACCGAGCAGCGATTGACGTACACCCTGAATCTGGCCCGGGTGCTCGCCGACCTGCTGCCCGACGACGCCGCCAGGGGCTCGATCTCCACGCTGCCGCTGGCCTGGCGGCAGCCGTGGGACACCGATCGGGCCGATGCGGCCCGACGCCGGCTGGACCAACTGGCCGCCGGCCTGGCCGCCGTGCAGCGGGACACCGGCCGTGAGGTGCGGGTCGGTTTCGAACCGGAGCCCGGCTGTGTGGTGGAGAGCACGAGCCAGGCCGCTACGTTACTGTCCGGTATGGACACCGAGCGGTTGGGCGTCTGCCTCGACCTGGCCCACCTGGCATGTGCCTGGGAGGAACCGGCTGCGGCGCTGGAACGACTGCAAGTGGCCGGGTTGCCCGTGGTGAAGGTGCAGGTCTCCGCCGCCGTCGAGGCGGCCGACCCGGAGGGTGGGGCCGACGCGTTGCGCCGTTGGGTGGAGCCCCGTTTCCTGCACCAGACCCGGGGCGCCGGGTGCGCCGGCCTGGCCGACCCGGCCGACCCGGCGTACGCGGCCGACGACCTGGACACGGCACTGGATCGGGAGCTGCCCGGCCCGTGGCGGGTGCACTACCACGTGCCCCTGCACGCCCCACCCGAGGAACCGCTCGGCTCCACCCTGCCCGTGCTCCGCGCGGCCCTGAGAGCGCTCTACAACGGCCCGGCCGCCGGGTGCGACCACCTCGACGTCGAGACGTACACCTGGGGGGTCTTGCCGGCCGCGCGGCGGCCTGGCACCGACGCGGAGCTGGCCGCCGGCATCGCCGCCGAGCTGGCCTTCGCCCGCGACGAACTGGTCGGCCTGGGGCTGACCCCGGAAAGCACTGTGACTGCGGGAGTGACGCGATGA
- a CDS encoding polyprenyl synthetase family protein, which produces MTVTVAPTDASGLRARFDAELAGFLDRQGPDWPDGAPRGVFTALHRFVLAGGKRIRPLFCYWGWRGTGAPDGTPIVVAAAALELFHAFALIHDDILDGSDRRRGEPSVHRLFADLHARSSWRGDPESYGRNTALLCGDLCAAWSDQMFHECGLSTEQVHRGYGVFALMRTEVIAGEYLDLVSGVGDGSVASALTVIRMKAARYTVTRPLQIGAALAGAGPELLAALGEFGDPLGDAFQLRDDVLGVFGDPAVTGKSVLDDLREGKPTVMMALARSAADRPQSIRLRELFGNPALDGDGAAELREIIDATGARERIEQMIRVRTEAALAALQTAMVADEARAALVALAAQAIDRRA; this is translated from the coding sequence ATGACGGTCACCGTCGCGCCCACCGACGCGAGCGGGCTGCGGGCGCGCTTCGACGCCGAACTGGCCGGGTTCCTCGACCGGCAGGGCCCGGACTGGCCGGACGGCGCCCCGCGCGGCGTGTTCACCGCGCTACATCGGTTCGTGCTGGCCGGTGGAAAGCGGATACGCCCGCTCTTCTGCTACTGGGGCTGGCGCGGGACGGGAGCGCCCGACGGCACCCCGATCGTGGTGGCCGCGGCGGCCCTGGAGTTGTTCCACGCGTTCGCGCTGATCCACGACGACATCCTGGACGGCAGCGACCGCCGCCGGGGTGAGCCGTCGGTGCACCGGCTCTTCGCCGATCTGCACGCCCGCTCGTCGTGGCGCGGTGACCCGGAGTCGTACGGCCGCAACACCGCCCTGCTCTGCGGTGATCTCTGCGCCGCCTGGTCGGATCAGATGTTCCACGAGTGTGGGCTGAGCACCGAACAGGTGCACCGGGGATACGGCGTGTTCGCGCTGATGCGTACCGAGGTGATCGCTGGTGAGTACCTGGACCTGGTCTCGGGCGTGGGTGACGGCTCGGTGGCCAGCGCGCTCACCGTGATCCGGATGAAGGCTGCCCGGTACACGGTCACCCGGCCGCTGCAGATCGGCGCGGCCCTGGCCGGCGCGGGGCCGGAGCTGCTCGCCGCGCTGGGCGAGTTCGGTGACCCGCTGGGCGACGCGTTCCAGCTCCGCGACGACGTGTTGGGTGTCTTCGGGGACCCGGCGGTCACCGGCAAGTCGGTCCTGGACGACCTGCGTGAGGGCAAGCCCACGGTGATGATGGCGCTGGCCCGCAGCGCCGCCGACCGGCCGCAGAGCATCCGGCTGCGGGAGCTGTTCGGCAACCCGGCGTTGGACGGCGACGGCGCGGCAGAGCTGCGCGAGATCATCGACGCGACCGGCGCGCGGGAGCGGATCGAGCAGATGATCCGGGTTCGGACCGAGGCCGCGCTCGCCGCCTTGCAGACCGCGATGGTGGCCGACGAGGCTCGCGCGGCGCTGGTTGCGCTGGCCGCACAGGCGATCGACCGCCGCGCCTGA
- a CDS encoding alkaline phosphatase family protein yields MSRRLVVLDVVGLTPRLLAHMPRLRGVADGGFRAELGTVLPAVTCSVQSTFLTGEPPSGHGIVGNGWYFRELGEVLLWRQHNALVGGEKLWQAARRAEPGYTVANVCWWYAMGADVDWTVTPRPVYYADGRKEPDCYTDPPELHDALTGRLGTFPLFTYWGPTAGLPSSRWICQAAEQILADVSPDLTLVYVPHLDYDLQRFGPSSAQAAAAAAELDAVLGPLLDAARARDATVVVLSEYGITDVSRPVDVNRLLRAEGLLRVHTQAGMEYLDPWTSRAFAVADHQVAHVYVKDPADVPAVAKLCASLPGVAEVLDADGKAAHGLDHPRAGELVLVAEPDAWFTYYYWLDDAVAPDFARLVEIHRKPGYDPAELFFDPANPGAAKARAGVALARKKLGMRYLMSAVGLDAGARAVRGSHGRLPDDPADAPVLLCSDPTAARDKIAATEVKALLLELAGLGTGGTGGPGERT; encoded by the coding sequence ATGAGCCGGCGACTGGTAGTGCTCGACGTGGTGGGGCTGACCCCGCGACTGCTGGCGCACATGCCCCGGCTGCGGGGCGTCGCCGACGGCGGCTTCCGGGCCGAGCTGGGCACCGTGCTGCCCGCGGTGACCTGCTCGGTGCAGTCCACCTTCCTCACCGGCGAGCCGCCCAGCGGGCACGGGATCGTCGGCAACGGGTGGTATTTCCGGGAGTTGGGTGAGGTGCTGCTGTGGCGGCAGCACAACGCGCTGGTCGGCGGGGAGAAGCTCTGGCAGGCGGCCCGCCGGGCCGAGCCGGGCTACACCGTCGCCAACGTCTGCTGGTGGTACGCGATGGGCGCGGACGTCGACTGGACGGTCACCCCACGCCCCGTCTACTACGCGGACGGACGCAAGGAGCCGGACTGCTACACCGACCCGCCGGAGCTGCACGACGCGCTCACCGGGCGGTTGGGCACCTTCCCGCTGTTCACCTACTGGGGGCCGACGGCGGGGTTGCCGTCATCGCGGTGGATCTGCCAGGCGGCCGAGCAGATCCTGGCTGACGTGTCACCCGACCTGACCTTGGTCTACGTGCCGCACCTGGACTACGACCTGCAACGGTTCGGCCCGTCGTCGGCCCAGGCCGCCGCCGCGGCGGCCGAGCTGGACGCGGTGCTCGGGCCGCTGCTGGACGCGGCACGGGCTCGGGACGCCACCGTGGTGGTGCTGTCGGAGTACGGCATCACCGACGTGTCCCGGCCGGTGGACGTCAACCGGCTGCTGCGCGCCGAAGGGCTGCTGCGGGTGCACACCCAGGCGGGCATGGAATACCTCGACCCCTGGACGTCGAGGGCGTTCGCTGTCGCCGACCATCAGGTCGCCCACGTCTACGTCAAGGACCCGGCCGACGTGCCGGCGGTGGCGAAGCTCTGTGCCAGCCTGCCCGGGGTTGCCGAGGTGCTCGACGCCGACGGCAAGGCCGCGCACGGGCTGGACCATCCGCGCGCCGGTGAGTTGGTGTTGGTGGCCGAGCCGGACGCCTGGTTCACGTACTACTACTGGCTGGACGACGCTGTGGCGCCGGACTTCGCCCGGCTCGTGGAAATTCATCGGAAGCCGGGGTACGACCCGGCGGAGCTGTTCTTCGACCCGGCCAACCCCGGTGCCGCGAAGGCCCGCGCCGGGGTGGCCCTGGCCCGCAAGAAGCTCGGTATGCGCTACCTCATGAGCGCGGTCGGCCTGGACGCCGGTGCGCGGGCCGTGCGGGGCTCGCACGGCCGGCTGCCGGACGACCCGGCGGACGCCCCGGTGCTGCTCTGCTCCGACCCGACGGCCGCCCGGGACAAGATCGCGGCCACCGAGGTCAAGGCGCTGCTGCTGGAGTTGGCCGGGCTGGGCACCGGCGGTACGGGCGGGCCGGGGGAGAGGACATGA
- a CDS encoding EboA domain-containing protein → MTPDSLRAALRGVPDPDWLDTALRRVTAEPTAITRLFPAAGRRCGRAALPDAPGWTADDAARVLLLTSLPGDHATYADSLYQHGDAAERRAVLRALPLLPIGDAGVPLLHDAIRTNDTRLVAAALGPYARHLDPAAWRQAVLKCVFSGVPLATVADLDARADGELAAMLSALAAERHAAGRELPADATDLLDRLTAALPREA, encoded by the coding sequence ATGACACCGGATTCACTACGGGCCGCGCTGCGAGGCGTACCCGATCCCGATTGGCTGGACACGGCGCTGCGCCGGGTCACGGCCGAGCCCACCGCGATCACCCGGCTCTTCCCTGCCGCCGGCCGGCGCTGCGGTCGGGCCGCGCTGCCCGACGCCCCCGGCTGGACCGCCGACGACGCGGCCCGGGTGCTGCTGCTCACCAGCCTGCCCGGCGACCACGCGACGTACGCCGACAGCCTCTACCAGCACGGCGACGCGGCCGAGCGCCGAGCCGTGCTGCGGGCCCTGCCGCTGCTGCCGATCGGCGACGCCGGGGTGCCGTTGCTGCACGACGCGATCCGGACCAACGACACCCGGCTCGTCGCCGCGGCCCTGGGCCCGTACGCCCGGCACCTCGACCCGGCGGCCTGGCGGCAGGCGGTGCTCAAGTGCGTGTTCAGCGGCGTCCCCCTCGCCACGGTGGCCGACCTGGACGCTCGGGCCGACGGGGAGTTGGCCGCGATGCTGTCGGCGCTCGCCGCCGAGCGGCACGCCGCCGGCCGGGAACTGCCCGCCGACGCCACCGACCTGCTCGACCGGCTCACCGCCGCACTGCCCCGGGAGGCGTGA
- a CDS encoding TatD family hydrolase — translation MRIFDPHIHMTSRTTDDYERMAAAGVRAVVEPAFWLGQPRTSAASFADYFDSLIGWEPFRAGQFGVRHHATVALNPKEANDPRCRSVLDLLPRYLDKDAVVAVGEIGYDSMTPEEDEAFAAQLALAVAYDLPALVHTPHRDKARGVERTLAVVAESGIDAGRVVVDHLNEVTVKLVRDSGCWLGFSIYPDTKMTPLRMVELLREYGTDRMLVNSAADWGRSDPLLTRATGEAMLLAGFSDDDVDLVLWRNPVEFYGQSGRLDLSDLDVAAAVDPQTGNSILRGGS, via the coding sequence ATGCGCATCTTCGACCCACACATCCACATGACCTCACGCACCACCGACGACTACGAACGGATGGCCGCCGCCGGAGTGCGCGCGGTGGTGGAGCCGGCGTTCTGGTTGGGCCAGCCGCGTACCAGCGCCGCCTCGTTCGCCGACTACTTCGACTCGCTGATCGGCTGGGAGCCGTTCCGGGCCGGTCAGTTCGGGGTGCGACACCACGCCACCGTGGCGCTGAACCCCAAGGAGGCCAACGACCCGCGCTGCCGGTCCGTCCTCGACCTGCTGCCCCGCTACCTCGACAAGGACGCGGTGGTGGCGGTCGGTGAGATCGGGTACGACTCGATGACGCCGGAGGAGGACGAGGCGTTCGCCGCGCAGCTCGCCCTCGCTGTGGCGTACGACCTGCCGGCGCTGGTGCACACCCCGCACCGGGACAAGGCGCGAGGTGTCGAACGCACTCTCGCGGTGGTCGCCGAATCCGGCATCGACGCGGGTCGCGTGGTGGTCGACCACCTCAACGAGGTGACCGTCAAGCTGGTCCGGGACAGCGGCTGCTGGCTGGGTTTCTCCATCTACCCGGACACCAAGATGACCCCGCTGCGGATGGTGGAGCTGCTGCGGGAGTACGGCACGGATCGGATGCTGGTCAACTCGGCCGCCGACTGGGGGCGCTCCGACCCCCTGCTGACCCGGGCCACCGGCGAGGCGATGCTGCTGGCCGGGTTCAGCGACGACGACGTGGACCTGGTGCTGTGGCGAAACCCGGTGGAGTTCTACGGGCAGTCCGGCCGGCTCGACCTCAGCGACCTGGACGTCGCCGCCGCCGTGGACCCGCAGACCGGCAACTCGATCCTGCGCGGCGGCAGCTGA